The proteins below are encoded in one region of Halorarum halophilum:
- a CDS encoding GNAT family N-acetyltransferase yields the protein MSVTVEEVSDGDAWNDLLARSPGASPFHRFEFLEVCADHAGATLHPFVGYRGAEPIGLFPVFEMRKGPFTAAFSPPPDLKVHYLGPAPLNPGGLKRRKRDRRNRRFVEAVLDRVDREFDPRYVNVRTSPAYDDERPFLWAGYDATPRYTYVLDLTRDEEDLLTAFSKDLRRAVRREADGFEIAEAGTDGIERIVEAAAARHAEKGADYNVTPSFVADVARELPDGMLHAHVCREHGEFCGGEVSLEHDGTVYGWQSAGDVSRSVPVYDLMYWHAFRAAKARGCESYDLLGANNPDLCTYKAKFAPDLRTYQALNRGSWEMKAAARLYKRLR from the coding sequence GTGAGCGTCACGGTCGAGGAGGTCTCCGACGGCGACGCCTGGAACGACCTCCTCGCGCGGAGCCCGGGGGCGTCCCCGTTCCACCGGTTCGAGTTCCTCGAGGTCTGTGCCGACCACGCGGGCGCGACGCTCCACCCCTTCGTCGGGTACAGGGGGGCGGAACCGATCGGCCTCTTCCCGGTGTTCGAGATGCGGAAGGGCCCGTTCACGGCGGCGTTCTCCCCGCCGCCGGACCTCAAGGTCCACTACCTCGGGCCGGCCCCGCTGAACCCCGGGGGGCTCAAGCGGCGCAAGCGCGACCGCCGGAACCGGCGGTTCGTCGAGGCGGTCCTCGACAGGGTCGACCGGGAGTTCGACCCGCGGTACGTGAACGTCCGGACGAGTCCGGCCTACGACGACGAACGGCCGTTCCTCTGGGCCGGCTACGACGCTACCCCCCGCTACACGTACGTGCTCGACCTGACCCGGGACGAGGAGGACCTGCTCACGGCGTTCAGCAAGGACCTCCGCAGGGCGGTCCGGCGGGAGGCGGACGGCTTCGAGATCGCCGAGGCGGGGACCGACGGGATCGAGCGGATCGTCGAGGCGGCGGCGGCCCGCCACGCGGAGAAGGGCGCCGACTACAACGTGACGCCGTCGTTCGTCGCCGACGTCGCCCGCGAACTCCCGGACGGGATGCTGCACGCCCACGTGTGTCGCGAGCACGGCGAGTTCTGCGGCGGGGAGGTGTCCCTCGAGCACGACGGCACCGTCTACGGGTGGCAGTCCGCCGGGGACGTCTCCCGCTCGGTCCCGGTGTACGATCTCATGTACTGGCACGCCTTCCGGGCGGCGAAGGCGCGCGGCTGCGAGTCGTACGACCTCCTCGGCGCGAACAACCCGGACCTCTGCACGTACAAGGCGAAGTTTGCCCCCGACCTCCGCACGTACCAGGCGCTGAACCGGGGGAGCTGGGAGATGAAGGCGGCCGCGAGGCTGTACAAACGCCTACGGTGA
- a CDS encoding nicotinate-nucleotide--dimethylbenzimidazole phosphoribosyltransferase → MNGAGGTTFALAAGTTHTAAIPGISAAGADAALRVHTPSADAELFALGRSVEAPVVPVSPTGCPTPAVVTRAALEALDVDNSADPVSTLVLDCGLARPTGTPTVDLGAAPGADVRERVAVPGAEAVFEAARDRGRDLECERLVVGETVPGGTTTAMATLAALGERRAVSSSLPENPLDRKREVVEAALAASDLAPGDCAGDPLRAVELVGDPTLAGVAGLATGALDAGVDVTLAGGTQLATAGLLCRHAGVDDPVTLATTSFVAADDSADVAGLAADADLDLVVTDPGFTDDHPAMAAYRRGEAKEGVGMGGALALAAEADALSAVRDRLVVVYDRVADDASGTDDADDTGDAGAEECAEAETP, encoded by the coding sequence ATGAACGGAGCCGGCGGAACGACGTTCGCGCTCGCCGCAGGGACGACGCACACGGCGGCCATCCCCGGTATCAGCGCCGCCGGCGCGGACGCCGCCCTGCGCGTCCACACGCCGAGCGCCGACGCGGAACTGTTCGCGCTCGGGCGGTCGGTCGAGGCCCCGGTCGTGCCGGTCAGCCCGACCGGCTGTCCCACGCCCGCCGTCGTCACCCGTGCGGCACTCGAGGCGCTCGACGTCGACAACTCCGCCGACCCCGTCTCGACGCTCGTGCTCGACTGCGGGCTGGCTCGACCGACCGGTACGCCGACCGTCGACCTGGGCGCCGCACCGGGCGCCGACGTCCGCGAGCGAGTCGCCGTCCCCGGCGCCGAAGCGGTGTTCGAGGCCGCCCGCGACCGCGGCCGAGACCTGGAGTGCGAGCGCCTCGTCGTCGGCGAGACGGTCCCCGGCGGCACGACGACGGCGATGGCCACGCTGGCCGCGCTCGGCGAGCGCCGGGCCGTCTCCTCGTCGCTCCCCGAGAACCCCCTCGACCGCAAGCGCGAGGTGGTCGAGGCCGCGCTCGCAGCGAGCGACCTCGCACCCGGCGACTGCGCGGGCGACCCGCTCCGGGCGGTCGAACTGGTCGGCGACCCGACGCTGGCCGGCGTCGCGGGGCTCGCGACCGGCGCGCTCGACGCCGGCGTCGACGTGACCCTCGCCGGCGGGACCCAGCTCGCGACTGCCGGCCTGCTCTGCCGACACGCCGGCGTCGACGATCCAGTGACCCTCGCGACGACGTCGTTCGTCGCGGCCGACGACTCGGCGGACGTGGCCGGCCTCGCGGCCGACGCCGACCTCGACCTCGTCGTCACCGACCCCGGGTTCACCGACGACCATCCCGCGATGGCGGCCTACCGCCGGGGCGAGGCGAAGGAGGGCGTCGGCATGGGCGGCGCGCTCGCGCTGGCGGCGGAGGCGGACGCGCTGTCTGCCGTCCGCGACCGGCTGGTGGTGGTGTACGACCGGGTCGCCGACGACGCCAGCGGCACCGACGACGCCGACGACACCGGCGACGCGGGGGCCGAGGAGTGCGCGGAGGCGGAGACGCCGTGA
- a CDS encoding cobyrinic acid a,c-diamide synthase produces MRGVVVAGTSSGVGKTVATLAVCHALAAAGHTVQPAKAGPDFIDPSHHEAVAGVPSRTLDCWLQGEDGLRRNYWRGTGGTDGHSPSSRGTRSPAICVVEGVMGLYDGDGSSTAMVAEALDLPVVLVVDASAGLESVAATALGFREYAERAGRDVDVTGVLLQRCHGGRHERGIREALPDDMSYVGRIPPNDDLAVPDRHLGLHMGSEAPIPDDALDAAAEHVETDRLLELAREPPRPDPVEESPAADDVDATVAVASDAAFAFRYPATIERLRERATVRTFSPVADDPLPDCDAVYLPGGYPELHADALEASDALATLADRAADGLPVLGECSGLMALAESLTTVDGDTRRMASVLPGDVRMHERYQALDHVELEARDGTLTAPAGGRLRGHEFHYSSVDVPGDARFAFDVRRGDGIDGEHDGLTEHRALGTYCHVHPESGAFDALLDSL; encoded by the coding sequence GTGAGGGGGGTCGTGGTCGCCGGCACCAGTTCCGGCGTCGGCAAGACGGTCGCCACCCTGGCGGTCTGCCACGCGCTCGCCGCGGCGGGGCACACGGTCCAGCCGGCGAAGGCGGGGCCGGACTTCATCGACCCGAGCCACCACGAGGCCGTGGCGGGCGTCCCGTCGCGGACGCTCGACTGCTGGCTCCAGGGCGAGGACGGCCTCCGGCGGAACTACTGGCGGGGGACGGGCGGCACCGACGGGCACAGCCCGTCTTCTCGGGGGACGAGGTCCCCCGCTATCTGCGTCGTCGAGGGCGTGATGGGACTGTACGACGGCGACGGCTCCAGCACCGCGATGGTCGCCGAGGCGCTCGACCTCCCGGTCGTCCTCGTCGTCGACGCGAGCGCCGGGCTGGAGAGCGTCGCCGCGACGGCGCTCGGGTTCCGCGAGTACGCCGAACGTGCCGGACGCGACGTCGACGTCACGGGCGTGCTCCTCCAGCGCTGTCACGGCGGGCGACACGAGCGCGGCATCCGCGAGGCGCTCCCGGACGATATGTCCTACGTCGGTCGTATCCCGCCGAACGACGACCTCGCCGTACCGGATCGCCACCTCGGACTCCACATGGGCTCGGAGGCGCCGATCCCGGACGACGCGCTCGACGCCGCCGCCGAGCACGTGGAGACGGATCGACTGCTCGAATTGGCGCGGGAGCCGCCGCGTCCCGACCCCGTCGAGGAATCCCCGGCTGCCGACGATGTGGACGCCACCGTCGCCGTCGCCAGCGACGCGGCGTTCGCGTTCCGCTACCCCGCGACGATCGAACGGCTCCGCGAGCGCGCGACCGTCCGGACGTTCTCGCCCGTCGCGGACGACCCGCTCCCCGACTGTGACGCCGTCTACCTCCCCGGCGGCTACCCCGAACTCCACGCCGACGCCCTGGAGGCGAGCGACGCGCTGGCGACGCTGGCCGACCGGGCCGCCGATGGCCTGCCGGTTCTGGGCGAGTGCAGCGGGCTGATGGCGCTCGCGGAGTCGCTCACGACCGTCGACGGCGACACCCGGCGGATGGCCAGCGTCCTGCCGGGCGACGTGCGGATGCACGAGCGGTACCAGGCGCTCGATCACGTCGAACTGGAAGCGCGCGATGGAACCCTCACGGCGCCGGCCGGCGGACGGCTCCGCGGCCACGAGTTCCATTACTCGAGCGTCGACGTGCCGGGGGACGCTCGGTTCGCGTTCGACGTGCGTCGCGGCGACGGCATCGACGGCGAGCACGACGGGCTGACCGAGCACCGGGCGCTCGGGACGTACTGCCACGTCCACCCCGAGAGCGGGGCGTTCGACGCGCTGCTCGACTCCCTCTAG
- a CDS encoding cob(I)yrinic acid a,c-diamide adenosyltransferase yields the protein MSEQDDSDGQPGDDERSRDDRLANTPGKGVTPEASAIEPAAPEEFGLVQAWWGDGKGKTTAALGLGMRAAGHGYRVHLLQFMKGGTASVEAVRGEYNAIAALPGFSYETTGNFGWHGFLDGTDDGEHAARAEAALARTSELVEAAGEADLDAPLPLDGDPEDGVHLLLLDEALYAANRGLIDSEELVALVEGKPEGLELVLTGGHESPDYLLDAADLVTNVRKVKHPFDEGQRARKGTEY from the coding sequence ATGAGCGAACAAGACGATTCGGACGGGCAACCCGGCGACGACGAACGCTCGCGCGACGACCGATTAGCGAACACGCCGGGGAAGGGCGTCACCCCGGAGGCGTCGGCCATCGAACCCGCCGCCCCCGAGGAGTTCGGGCTGGTACAGGCCTGGTGGGGCGACGGCAAGGGGAAGACGACCGCGGCGCTCGGCCTGGGGATGCGCGCAGCCGGTCACGGCTACCGCGTCCACCTGCTTCAGTTCATGAAGGGCGGAACCGCGAGCGTCGAGGCCGTCCGCGGCGAGTACAACGCCATCGCCGCGCTCCCGGGGTTCAGCTACGAGACGACCGGGAACTTCGGCTGGCACGGCTTCCTCGACGGGACCGACGACGGCGAGCACGCCGCCCGCGCCGAGGCCGCCCTCGCGCGCACGAGTGAACTAGTAGAGGCCGCGGGGGAGGCCGACCTCGACGCGCCGCTCCCCCTCGACGGCGACCCCGAGGACGGCGTCCACCTGCTCCTGCTCGACGAGGCGCTGTACGCCGCCAACCGGGGACTGATCGACTCTGAGGAACTCGTCGCGCTCGTCGAGGGGAAGCCCGAGGGGCTCGAACTCGTCCTCACCGGCGGACACGAGTCGCCCGACTACCTGCTCGACGCGGCGGACCTCGTCACGAACGTCCGCAAGGTGAAACACCCGTTCGACGAGGGCCAGCGGGCGCGGAAGGGCACCGAGTACTGA
- a CDS encoding cobyric acid synthase: MTGPADSSKSSKPSEPSKPPGRSGSEERSESDEGGEPGRAPTLLVVGTASHVGKSTVAAGLCRLLADRGDDVAPFKAQNMSNNGRVVPTPDGDWGEIGVSQYTQAQAARTPATTDCNPVLLKPRGAGESQLVLNGEAVAHYPAGEYYEEHWDDALAAAEAAHARLAAEHDVVVAEGAGSAAEPNLSERDLANVETARFADARVVLVADIERGGAFASIVGTLELMPEALADRVAGAVITKFRGDDAILAPALEDLTERTGVPVLGVLPHDDPGLPAEDSVSLPAEGEFAVVGDDDGVLTGRTVTVGVPRLPRVSNFTDFDPLARVPGVRVAYLPLGADLDGCDALVLPGTKNTVDDLLALRTSGFDERLADFEGPVLGLCGGYQLLGERITNADVEGTGEYEDADEFGGMDGVDDGAVVEGFGLLPVETAFSPEKRVEVTEAALDGTAEGPFAGSTGTVSGYEIHMGETTATGAVSRPLGPGSAARGLTAGTYLHGLFENESALEGFVDATFRAAGRERPPVDDETGNPYDAAAELLREHVDPESLLGPVVE; encoded by the coding sequence ATGACCGGTCCAGCAGATTCGTCCAAGTCGTCAAAACCGTCCGAACCATCCAAACCCCCTGGGCGGTCAGGATCCGAGGAGCGGTCCGAGTCGGACGAAGGGGGAGAACCCGGCCGGGCGCCGACGCTGCTGGTCGTCGGCACCGCGAGCCACGTCGGCAAGTCCACCGTCGCGGCGGGGCTCTGCCGCCTGCTCGCCGACCGGGGGGACGACGTCGCGCCGTTCAAGGCCCAGAACATGAGCAACAACGGCCGCGTCGTCCCGACGCCCGACGGCGACTGGGGCGAGATCGGCGTGTCGCAGTACACCCAGGCGCAGGCCGCCCGGACGCCCGCGACGACGGACTGCAACCCGGTCCTGCTCAAGCCGCGCGGGGCCGGCGAGAGCCAGCTCGTCCTGAACGGCGAGGCCGTCGCCCACTACCCGGCCGGCGAGTACTACGAGGAGCACTGGGACGACGCGCTCGCGGCCGCCGAGGCGGCCCACGCGCGACTCGCCGCCGAACACGACGTCGTCGTCGCCGAGGGAGCCGGCTCGGCCGCGGAGCCGAACCTCAGCGAGCGCGACCTCGCGAACGTCGAGACCGCGCGCTTCGCCGACGCCCGGGTCGTCCTCGTCGCGGACATCGAGCGCGGGGGCGCGTTCGCGAGCATCGTCGGCACGCTCGAACTGATGCCCGAGGCGCTGGCCGACCGCGTCGCCGGCGCGGTGATCACGAAGTTCCGCGGCGACGACGCCATCCTCGCGCCGGCGCTGGAGGACCTGACGGAGCGGACCGGCGTCCCCGTGCTCGGCGTCCTCCCCCACGACGACCCGGGGCTCCCGGCGGAGGACAGCGTCTCGCTCCCCGCCGAGGGGGAGTTCGCGGTCGTCGGCGACGACGACGGCGTTCTGACCGGGCGGACGGTCACGGTGGGCGTCCCGCGGCTTCCCCGCGTCTCGAACTTCACGGACTTCGACCCCCTCGCCCGCGTTCCGGGTGTCCGCGTCGCGTACCTCCCGCTCGGCGCCGACCTCGACGGCTGCGACGCGCTCGTTCTCCCGGGGACGAAGAACACCGTCGACGACCTGCTGGCGCTCCGGACGTCCGGGTTCGACGAGCGCCTGGCCGACTTCGAGGGGCCGGTCCTCGGGCTCTGCGGCGGCTACCAGCTGCTCGGCGAGCGCATCACGAACGCGGACGTGGAGGGGACGGGGGAGTACGAGGACGCCGACGAGTTCGGTGGGATGGACGGGGTCGACGACGGCGCCGTCGTCGAGGGGTTCGGCCTGCTCCCCGTCGAGACGGCGTTCTCGCCGGAGAAGCGCGTCGAGGTGACGGAGGCGGCCCTCGACGGCACGGCCGAGGGTCCGTTCGCCGGCTCGACCGGGACGGTGTCCGGCTACGAGATCCACATGGGCGAGACGACCGCCACGGGTGCGGTCTCCCGGCCGCTCGGGCCCGGCAGCGCGGCGCGGGGGCTGACGGCGGGGACGTACCTCCACGGCCTGTTCGAGAACGAGTCGGCGCTGGAGGGGTTCGTCGACGCGACGTTCCGGGCTGCAGGGCGCGAGCGTCCCCCGGTCGACGACGAGACGGGGAACCCGTACGACGCGGCCGCCGAGTTGCTCCGGGAGCACGTCGATCCGGAGTCGCTGCTCGGGCCGGTCGTCGAATGA